The following are encoded together in the Strongyloides ratti genome assembly S_ratti_ED321, chromosome : 2 genome:
- a CDS encoding Beclin-1 — MSDNQNIDPNIYDNDSLKLVDLTSSNNSKLSFAQGNTIQMIAKSDSPSHIPMCKDCHALLVDDLYLKTKALELQNNSYRQCLLRITESEETILKEEMEKEKILEEIRKKEKQLIDELSKLEKEEVILQDEIANLEIKEEKVKVESNKLFGQLKNYHREMVKLSIKKISTKLQDAFAVDQLNDLLKTNLLNKTFFIDVNEKDVGRINNLQLGRLPDNSIPLSEFNAAWGQCVLCLKVLFDILKLSSHPYQLIPMGCQSLIREITESGFKDYKLYESSWGIFKPSIDDGILAFVKCLLIFENEFCSKNDIRKMTIYPFTMKNDKITEDHVMPETESSVIWYSMKMQFQKDERWTKSMRLMLLNLKTAIMFTSSVQKEHV; from the coding sequence TTATCTTTTGCACAGGGAAATACAATTCAAATGATTGCAAAATCTGATTCACCTTCTCATATTCCAATGTGTAAAGATTGTCATGCATTGTTAGTTGATGATCTTTATCTTAAGACAAAAGCATTAGAGttacaaaataatagttATAGGCAATGTTTACTTCGTATAACAGAATCTGAGGAaactatattaaaagaagaaatggagaaagaaaaaattctTGAAGAGATACGaaagaaagaaaaacaattaattgaTGAGTTAAGTAAATTGGAGAAAGAAGAAGTTATTTTACAGGATGAAATTGCTAACCTtgaaataaaagaagaaaaagtGAAAGTTGAgtctaataaattatttggacaattaaaaaattatcatagaGAAATGGTTAagttatcaattaaaaagatatcaACAAAATTGCAAGATGCTTTTGCGGTTGATcaattaaatgatttattaaaaacaaatttgttaaataaaacattttttattgatgtAAATGAAAAAGATGTTGGAAGGATAAATAATCTCCAGCTTGGTAGACTTCCAGATAATTCAATTCCTTTAAGTGAATTCAATGCAGCTTGGGGTCAATGTGTCTTATGTTTAAAAGTtctatttgatattttaaaattaagttcACATCCATATCAGTTAATACCAATGGGTTGTCAATCACTGATAAGAGAAATTACAGAATCAGGTTTTAAAGACTATAAATTGTATGAATCTTCTTGGGGTATTTTTAAACCTAGCATTGATGATGGTATTTTGGCTTTCGTTAAATGTCTtcttatatttgaaaatgaaTTTTGTAGCAAAAATGATATTAGGAAAATGACAATATATCCCTTTACaatgaaaaatgataaaataacagAAGATCATGTGATGCCAGAGACAGAGTCTTCTGTTATTTGGTATAGTATGAAGATGCAATTTCAAAAAGATGAAAGATGGACAAAATCAATGAGATTAATGcttctaaatttaaaaacagcCATTATGTTCACTTCTTCTGTTCAAAAAGAacatgtataa